GAATCTCCAAACCCCACTAAATTGGGGCTCTCTCTCGTATGACAAGTGACAAGTGTCTAGTTACGGTGAATCTAGGATGATACTCTTCCTCCTAAATTAGGGGGAAATGGAAATAAATTCGAATATTCCGATTGACAAAGTTTTTGTTGCAATTGggtattaatttgaaaaatactaaaattacaCCTATCTTGATCAGGACACAACTACtactccttaaaaaaaaaaaaactcaacaccGAAACGTCACAAACCCCACAGCAATCCTCTCTCACCCACATACCCAAAAGCccaaataaaatgaagaaaaccaTCAACGTTCATTAAAAGATCCAGACTTTAACATACCATAAACACGAAAAGGGCGGGTGAGAGAGATGCGTGCCACAACCTTATTTGGTGTCATCTTCTGGTTCTTTGGAGGGAGATGCGAAATGGAGTGAAAATTGAGCTATTTCTctttggagaatttttttttttttttcaaaagacggagagatggagagaagaaacccattttgtttttaaaattagttTAGTCCAAGTTTTTGATGCATCACATACTTTCAGAGATGAAGTCGAATCGATCAGTCTGCTATGCTAAGAAATCCCCAAGAAATCCCACAACATCTTATTAAGCTTGTTCCAATCTGAACAAAGCTTGAGTAACTTctgttagatttatttattttgagtgcATTAATTATATAgtcatttgtttaattttaatccCTTAATAAGATATGCTAATTTTTGTAGACAAATAAGAAAGCTTTTACTCTGATCATTTTTTATGCAAACCACCATACACCTCAACATTGACAAACCTTTAACACCTTATTTACTGATTTGAGccttgcatataatattataattgaatcatCAGAGTCCATCTCATCGATCCTTCCTTGATTTGCATGCTCTTTAGATTTGTAATATTCACAAAATTAAGATAAAGAACCGTTGTGGCCGGGAGTGTTTAATCTTAGCGAGTAGTTGGGGTTTGACTAGTTCAGGAGGCATATTTCCTTTTAGAATGAAAAAAGTCTGGCAATTTTGGACAATTAAGAGCCCTAATTCCAGTCAAAACATCACCTCAACGGGACAAAGATGTTTGTCgttttataggctacagaacaTGGTACGATTGGTAGTATGGTACTCAGTACTCACATGCCCAAGCCCATGCTCTGTAGCCTTTTGGATTAGTCATATCCATTGATGCGATTTTCCGAATCCGATGCATCCAGAAGGACCAAAACGTGTTGTTGTCAAGCAAGGATCTTTTCCCAGCTCAACTTTCATGCCTATCTTTTTCTTGTTCCACCGCACTCACCCTCACATGCCCATGCCCTAGCCTGTAGCCTACTGCAAGGATCTTTTCCCTTCTCAACTTTCATGCCTATCTTTTTCTTATTCCATTTGCTATACTATCTGCCATAATTCATTCTCGcataatatcattttttaataaattgaataatcTAAAAATTGAGAGGAGATAGACAGTAAATTTTGTCACACACTTATAGGTTTTTAGAGTATCCGGATCGAGTTCGTTATTTCAaatatttcatcaaattttggtgaaatttcTTCAACTCTCCCATGCATCCAACTCTCCATcgtatcaaaacattttttactaactccctccccttccccttcccttccctccccttacttttactttttccaaaaaacatcaaattcaaaacatttttttcttttttactttttatatcacatcaataatttttttttattatttaattaaaaaaattcactacaatacaaattttttccacttttccatataaattctttctactttatatcacatcaatcactttctattttcacacaacaaaaaaattctcacaaagggaagggaaggggattactaaacggggccagaatctttttctatatttaacGCTCATCAAGCTCATGctattccattttttattttatttttttattctcacGCCTTTCTTCACTTTCCTGTACATCTCTCTGCCAAGCTTCTACACTGTGCGCACCTGCTTTCCCTCTTTCTCGAAACAcccatactctctctctctctctctctctctctctctctctctctctctctctctctctctctctctctctctctctctctctctctctcatggctTTTGATATGGATTTTGATAGATGTGTTGGATTCAAACGAAGAATCATGAAGATCAGAGATATCCAAGAGACACAGCCAACACCGCCGCCACAATCCTCCACTTCTCTGTTGCAGCTCTTctaagaaagggaaaaaaggtAAAGGCTGGAACTTGAAGAAGACGGAAGAAGAGTTTGTGTGATCGAAGTGAAGGGTACGTGGCATCAATCTGAAGTGATGCGGTCCAACTGAGCATTCTAGAAGGGGATGAAGCAGTGCGTTTAATAAAGAATGTTGTACGTTTTAgtaaaaatttgaagtttttagtGGCTgggaattgaaaatttaaagTTTTCCATTATGTGGGTAGCCAACTGTGGTGATTGTTTGATGATATACATACAATTAAATTGATTggtttcaaaactaataaaaaataatatatatttaaaattgataaatatttagagagtttgatgtaagaagatttttaaaagtgagagataaaattagaaaggTAGATTGATTGGCttaaatctgaagaaaattttggagagtTTGATATAGATGCTCTTACATATTTTCAGCTGAAAGTATTTTCTATCAAAACAAACATAGCCACTGAAATCCCTATGATCTAACAGCTAAATCAATATTCAAATATTGATTCCAGGACAGGGAGAGAATTGGGGATAATACGAGCATGTTTGGTAAATCGatctctatttttgtttttgaaaagtatttttgaGACCAAAACAGATGgaaaatcattttctattgtttttatttttgttaagtaAGTGTTTGGTAAACTATTTTCAGAAACagtttcaaaaaacaaaaaacagtgCTTATGatgtttgaataattattttcaaaacaatttctacttaataagaaattaattattaaataaaaaaatgttgggTGAAgtcaaatttgtgtttttacatatcttttgttttcaattttctgtGGATGACTTCTCTATAATTAAATTATGTGATATACTTTGGTGTAACTACGTTAATAGCATGTACAATCTTAAAACACGTTAATAGCATGTAACCTTGCTACAGTAGTGAAACACGTTTTTGCTGTTTTGGAAACGGTAAACTTATTTCCAAAACAGAAACCAAACAGGCCCTACAAGTTGGTGAAAATGAAAGAGAATTGTGGAAACGAAGGGAAAGTAGCTTTCAAGTTGGTCAGATAGTTTTTCTGCAAATAGtgctttctcttttaaaaatgaaagaaaataagaggCCTCCACTCaattaaaaattggaaaatactACACTTAACGCCCACCTTTTTACACCCTCACATGGCAACCCtacatcactttttttaaaaaaaaaaaaaaaattaaaaaaaatttatactagatacacctttttcttcttctttttcttttttattgggtTCCAGCCACGGGACGCTCGGGTTGGCCGGCGACGCCTGGATTCCAGTCGGACGTGTGGTTTTCGGCCTCTCCTCTCACGGCCGATTGCGAGGTTTTTGGCCCCTCTGTGGAGTTTTCGATCccctgttgttttttttttttttttttttttttttttttttaattttttctttgctCATGCCTCCATGTGGAGCAGGTGTTGCCGCATTAAGGTGCAAAAAGTAGGTGTAGGTGGACTGGTGGAGCAACTCTcattaaaaatagaagaaaatagGAGTCTCCCCAGCTGAGGGgatctctctaaaaaaaaagagcaatcGAAATCGTAGCCATGTATTTCCTCCAACTCCTAGCCTCATTTTTCCTAATCCTTCTTCCCTTACTTTCCATCCTCTTCCTAACCCAAAAAgcttcaaaacccaaaaatcaatCATCTCCGCCACCCTCCACCACCATCAGCCTCCCAAGATCCTACCCTATAATCGGTTCATTCTTGGCCGTGCTTGCTAACCGCAACCGCCGTCTTCAATGGCTTTCAGACATCCTCCAACTCTCACCCACCGCTACCTACGTCCTCCATCGAAACTTTGCCACGCGCCAGGTCCTAACCGCCAACCCAGCCGTCGTCCAGCACATCCTCAAGACCCACTTCCACAACTACGGCAAGGGAGACAATTTCCACCGAACCTTCGAAGACTTCCTCGGCCAAGGCATCTTCAACGTTGACGGCGAGCCCTGGAAGTTACAAAGACAAGTCGCCAGCCACGAATTCAACACCAAGTCTCTGCGCAAGTTCGTCGAGATCGTCGTGGACACCGAGCTCTCTGACCGCCTCATCCCTATCCTCTCCTCGGCTGCCGCAACAGGAACTGTCATAGACTTCCAGGACATTCTTCAAAGGTTCGCCTTTGATAACATATGCAAAATCGCTTTCGGATTCGACCCCGCCTACCTCTTGCCCTCTCTTCCAGAAACCAAGTTCGCTCAAGCTTTTGAAGAAAGTGTCAAGATCAGCAGCGAGAGGTTCAATGCGCCAATCCCATTCCCAATCGTTTGGAAAATCAAGAAGCTGTTGAATATTGGGTCCGAGAAGCGCCTGAGAATCGCAGTCTCAGAAGTTCAAGAATTTGCAAAGAacataataagagaaaagaagcaCGAGCTCAGAGAGAAGGCGTCGCTCGATTCCGTCGACCTCTTGTCAAGGTTCCTGAGCTCCGGCCACACGGATGAGAAATTCGTGGCCGACATAGTGATAAGCTTCGTACTTGCTGGGCGTGACACAACCTCCTCGGCTTTGACATGGTATCTTTGGCTACTCTCCGAGAACCCGCATGTCGAATCCGAGGTTCTCAAGGAAATCAAAGAGAAATCCGAAGTGCCTGTCTATGACGAAGTCAAAGACATGGTCTACACTCACGCTTCTCTATGTGAAAGCATGCGTTTGTACCCGCCTGTCCCGTCGGACTCGAAGGAGGCCTTGAACGACGATGTTTTGCCGGACGGGACGGTGGTGAAGAAGGGGATGAGAGTGACGTACATGCCGTACGCGATGGGGAGATTGGAGACGCTGTGGGGGTCTGACTGGGCTGAGTTCAAGCCCCAGCGGTGGCTGGAGAGGGACGAGGCGGAGAATAGGCAGTGGAGGTTCGTGGGGAGGGACGCGTATACTTACCCAGTATTCCAGGCGGGGCCGAGGATTTGCTTGGGGAAGGAGATGGCTTTCTTGCAGATGAAGAGGGTGCTGGCGGGGATTCTCAGGAGGTTCAAGGTGGTGCCGGCTGTGGGGGAAGGTGTGGAGCCTGAGTTTGTTCAGGTATTGACAGCCAAAATGAAAGGTGGGTTTCCGGTGAGGATAGTGGAGAGGGATGTTCAGAACCAGTGATATGTAGATGAGGCTTTTGCCTTTTAGTTTGGATAATAGGTTTTTATTTTAGCCGATTGTACTTTTGAGTCAAAATCGGGTTTTatctgttatttatttatataatcttaAATTGTATTTATGGCTTGAAATCGATCTGTCCTTATCTTCAGAAACAACCAAcgcacaaaaaaaataataaaaatttggggaaaaaataaaaaataaaagtttagagCATTTGTTAAATAAAGTAAAGAAATCACTAAATTCAGCCTAGTTACCTCAAAATTACTTATGAGAGTACTTTTAGTAGTCTCACCAAATTTAATTCatcaaaatagataaaaattattattattattattattattttttaattctggtgaaccacttttttaaaattcctttagcaacctcaccattttaattattcattatcattattaaataatattttttcagatttctttattctttctttatttaatctttttatacaacaagctaccacattttttcacaaaagttttcttttgcttctcaactaaattcaaaaaaataaaaataaaaaaaagaaaagataaatgaaaaacGAAAAAGTTTATGTTAGGGACAAAAaaaccttcatgtccatgaaataaggacatcatcacgtgagagagatgggagaagaaagaaaaaagaaaaaagaaaaagtg
The Alnus glutinosa chromosome 14, dhAlnGlut1.1, whole genome shotgun sequence genome window above contains:
- the LOC133857858 gene encoding cytochrome P450 94A1-like, coding for MYFLQLLASFFLILLPLLSILFLTQKASKPKNQSSPPPSTTISLPRSYPIIGSFLAVLANRNRRLQWLSDILQLSPTATYVLHRNFATRQVLTANPAVVQHILKTHFHNYGKGDNFHRTFEDFLGQGIFNVDGEPWKLQRQVASHEFNTKSLRKFVEIVVDTELSDRLIPILSSAAATGTVIDFQDILQRFAFDNICKIAFGFDPAYLLPSLPETKFAQAFEESVKISSERFNAPIPFPIVWKIKKLLNIGSEKRLRIAVSEVQEFAKNIIREKKHELREKASLDSVDLLSRFLSSGHTDEKFVADIVISFVLAGRDTTSSALTWYLWLLSENPHVESEVLKEIKEKSEVPVYDEVKDMVYTHASLCESMRLYPPVPSDSKEALNDDVLPDGTVVKKGMRVTYMPYAMGRLETLWGSDWAEFKPQRWLERDEAENRQWRFVGRDAYTYPVFQAGPRICLGKEMAFLQMKRVLAGILRRFKVVPAVGEGVEPEFVQVLTAKMKGGFPVRIVERDVQNQ